A stretch of DNA from Paenibacillus sp. FSL W8-0186:
CCAAGGAAGGCAAACAATTGCTGCTCTGCTTCGATGGCGTCTATATGGATTCCTCCGTTTATGTGAACGGGCAATTCGTAGGCGAATGGAAGTATGGATATTCTTCATTTGAGCATGAAATCACAAATGCCGTTATTGAAGGGGAAAATGAGATTATCGTTAAAGTCGTGCACCAGAGCCCTAACAGCAGATGGTACTCGGGAGCCGGTATATACCGGAATGTATGGCTGAAGGAAAGAACAGCCAATTACATTGCTTCCGATGGCGTATACATATCGACAAAGCAGTTAGAACACGGCTGGGAGGTAGAAATTGATACCCAGCTAAGTCTTGAGCAGGATGTCTATCTCTCGCATACGATCATGGGTCAAGGCCAGATCATCGCCGAGATTGCGGATCACATCACAGCAGGCGCCGGGCCAGCCATCCTTAACCAGCAGAAGCTAACGGTAGAGCAGCCTAAGCTGTGGAGCCCGGAAGAGCCACATTTGTACCAGCTCATAACCCGGCTATATCCTGCCGTAGCAGGCGGGGAGAAGCCGCAGAGCCATGCAACGGAAGTGTTTGAAACCGTTTCCCATGCTATCGGGTTTCGAACCATCCGCCTGGACCCTAATGAAGGATTCATATTAAACGGAGTCAAAATCAAGCTGAACGGGGTATGCGAGCACCATGATCTGGGCGCTTTGGGGGCGGCATTTAATAAGACCGCTCTGCGAAGAAGATTCATTATTCTGAAGGAAATGGGCGCTAATGCGATTCGCACGGCCCATAACATGCCTGCCAAAGAGCTGATGGAGCTGGCGGACGAGATGGGCATGCTTGTGGTCTCGGAAGCTTTTGATATGTGGGAAAGAGCGAAGACGCCATATGATTATGCCAGGTTCTTCAAGGATTGGGCACATCGGGACGTCCGCAGCTGGGTCATGCGGGACCGGAACCATCCGAGCCTGATCATGTGGAGCATCGGCAATGAGATTTATGATACCCATGCCGATGAACGAGGCCAGGACATCACTCGGATGCTGATGGACGCCGTATTGGAATTTGACCCGAAGCAGAATGGCAGGGTCACGATTGGCTCGAACTATATGCCATGGGAGAACGCACAGCAATGTGCCGATATCGTGAAGGTCGCAGGCTATAATTATGCGGAAAAATACTATAAACAGCACCACAAGGAGCATCCAGACTGGATCATTTACGGGAGTGAGACGGCTTCCGTCGTGCAAAGCCGGGGCATCTACCATTTTCCGTTTGCAAAATCCATACTTGCCGATGATGATGAGCAGTGCTCTGCACTCGGCAACAGCTCTACGAGCTGGGGAGCCAAATCGGCGGAAGCCTGCATTTTGGCTGAACGGGATACGCCTTTCTCACTAGGCCAGTTTATATGGACCGGATTCGACTATATCGGCGAACCGACGCCGTATCATACGAAGAGCTCATATTTTGGGCAGATTGATACGGCCACTTTTCCCAAAGATTCGTACTATATTTATCAGTCGGCTTGGACCGATTACAGAACGAAACCGATGGTGCACATCCTGCCATATTGGGATTTCAATCCGGGGCAATTGATCGACGTGCGGGTCTGCTCAAACGCGCCGAGAATCGAACTGCAGTTCAATGGCGAAACGATTGGCAGGCATGATATCGATCATGAGCATGGAACTGAACTTGTCGGCTGGTGGCAAATTCCTTATGCGCCAGAGGAATTGAAAGCCATCGCCTATGATGAGACAGGCCGGATCATAGCCACTGACGTCAAATCCTCATTCGGGGATGCAAGCAAAATCTGCTTAAAGGCGGATAAGGATCAGCTTGTAGCGAATGGCACGGATCTTATGTTTGTCGAAATTTCGATGGAGGACGACAAGGGCCATCCGGTAGAAAACGCCAATAACCGGGTACATGTCGAGGTTACGGGCGCAGGCAGGCTCATTGGGCTCGATAACGGAGACAGTACGGACTATGATCCATATAAGGGCCGAAGCCGCAGGCTGTTTAGCGGCAAGCTCATGGCGATCATCGCTGCGACCCTGGAGGCCGGAGAGATTCATATGAAAGTAACCTCCCAGGGACTGGCCAGCCAAACAGCTGTCTTTGAATCCCATGTGGACGAAGACGGAGTCCATGCCGGGATAAGCGCCCGAACAGAGAATGAAGAGCTGCCTTGCGCCATGGGAGCTGCAAATGAAATACCGCTCCGCAAAATCGAATTGATCAGCGAGGGTGGACAACAGTTTGATCCGTCCAGACGGGAAATCGTGGTCAGGGCTCAGCTAAATCCAGCAGCAGTTTCGTACCGTGATGTCGAATGGTCCGTCGTTAATGACGCGGGCATTGAGTCCAATATTGCGAAAGTGGAGGCGAATGGGCATGAAGCGATAATCACCGCTCTTGGAGACGGAGAATTCAGGCTGCGCTGCATGAGCAAGAACGGTACGGACAAAATTAAGCTCATATCCCAGTTGGAGTTTACGGCAAGCGGACTTGGTTCGGCCTATAAGGATCCGTATAAATTCATTTCTGCCGGGCTCTATGATTATAGCAAAGGCGAGGTCAGCAATGGAAATGAACGGGGCGTAGCTACGAGCAGGGACGGCGAGACCCAGGTTGGCTTCCATGAGATCGACTTTGGGCCGTATGGTTCAGATACGATTACGATTTCAGTCTTTGCCCTGTCGAGCGAGCCGTATCCCTTGGAAATTTGGGAAGGTATGCCGGGAGAGGAAGGCAGCGAGCTTCTTGCCAACGTCATTTATCAGAAAGAGAGCCAGTGGAACGTGTACCAGGAGGAGACGTATCGTCTTTCCAAGACGCTTCGCGGGGTGACCTCGATCTGCTTCGTGCTGCGGCAGAAGGTGCATATCAAGGGGTTTTCTTTTGAAGCGAAGAACAGAGCATTTGAGCAAAATATCGCCGCCCATAGCGACCGTATTTACGGCGATACGTATACCATCACAGATAACAGCGTCGAAGGCATCGGCAATAACGTCTCCCTGGTATTCGAGCAGATGGACTTTGGCAGTGAAGGGGCGACGAAACTCATCATTTGCGGCCGTTCGCCGCTGGACAAGAATACGATTCATATCCGGTTTGACTCGGAGGAGGGCGAGAGCAATCAGCTCGTCGAGTTCACGCATTCCGCAGAATACGAAGAGCGGGTATTCGATATCGAGAAAATTACCGGAACGTGCAAGGTGACCTTCATTTTCCTTCCGGGCAGCCTGTTTGACTTCGGCTGGTTCCGGTTTGTCAGCCAGACTCCACATTAATGGGATGCAAGGTCCCGTTGATGGCAAAAGAAGCTTGTCCGGTTTCTTCAGATACGACAAGCACGATAGCATCGCACTGCTCCGTCAGTCCGATCGCCGCGCGGTGCCTTGTCCCCAATTTTCTGTCCGTTACCCGGATGCTGGATAGGGGAAGCACGTTGGCAGCCGACACAACCGTTGTGGAGCGAACCAACACAGCGCCGTCATGCAGCGGGTTTCCGGGATAAAATATCGATTCGATCAGAGCATGGGAGAGTGTCCCGCCGATCGGTATATTGGAGCGAATGAGCGATTCAATCGGATCTTGCCGTTCCACGACGATGAGCGCGCCATGCTTGCGTTCCGATAAATTCCGCACGCTAATCGTCAAATCCTCGTATTTAGACGTGTAAGGCGATAAATAACATTTCAAATAAAAAGACGCTGCGCTCTCCACGATGTCGGTCATCATATTTCGCATATTTTCAAACTGCTGAACGAGGCATACATTTTCATTGTTCAATAGTTCGATGTTATGCTGCGCCAATGAAGAGATTTCATGGAGACGTTTTGCCAAATGTTCTTTCAATGAGGAAGAATTGCAGTTAGGATCGGCCATATTTTGAACCTCGATTCTGGGAATAAGTGACTTATAGCATACCCAGAAGGAGGATATATTATCCGTATTTAACCCGGACACTCCTGTCTGCATCTTAAGGCAGGGAGGAGTAGTTCGGGTTTTTTCTACTACCGATGCATGCCCATTGAGGGGTACATGCCAAACCCGGCAATTCTCGTAACCTGCAGTGCCATATGATGCGGTGAGTAGGCGCAGTTGTCTTCCAGCCATTTCCCGATGATTCCGCCAGTAGAAAAAGCGATAAAGTCCAGCAACAGCTCAAGCGGCACCTCAAGCTTTTGTCCCAACCCCAAACTGGATATTCTGCAAAAAAAGCCATTCCGGATCGCATCCGTCCATTTGGCCTGTAATTGCCCAGGCAAATTTCGATGAAGCAGCACGCGGTAGAATGCAGCATGCGCGAAGACATGTTCAAATAGTGCCAGCAGCAAAGGGTCAGGATCGGAAGGCGAAGGGATGTACATGCCTTGTCCTGAGCTCGTTATCAGAACCTCCGTCAAGGTATCCAGCTTTTCATCGACCATTTGCTGCAGCAGGTCTTCTTTATCCAAAAAATGCGCATAAAAAGTAGAACGGTTAATATTCGCCCGTTCCGCAATATCGATAATACTAATCTCTGTAAACTCCCTAATTTGCAGGATGGCAACAAAGGACTCCATGATCACCATCCTTGTCCGCACAACTCTTCGATCCTTTCCCCGGCCAGCTCCCATAGTCAAATTCACCTCTTCATTTGATGATCGATCCATTTCGGACTACAAAGGCTTTAATAATGTGGGTTTTTGCTGTGTTTTCCGACAGGTGCCGGAGAAGCTGTTATTTATCCGTCACCTAGCGAGTAATTGCTGATTGATAAAATTTGGATAATAGCTATCATAAGGGATAAAACAGAGCAAATCAATCGGAATAATAATATTTGTGGAAGGAGGGCATCCATGCGAGGCGATAAATTTATAGCAAGTCTCGATGACGGGCGCAGCGTATGGCTGGAGGGGAGCCGGATCAAGCACATTGCCGGGCATCCAGCTTTTGCAGGGACATTACAAACGATCAAATCGCTGTTTGATATGCTTGACGCCCCCGATCTCCGGGAGCAAGTTGGCTATGAGCTTCCGGGGACATCCTGCTATGCCCATAGCTCGTTTCTTGTCCCTTATACGCTTAAAGAGCTGAAAAAACGCAGCACTGCGTTCTCCCGCTGGTCGGCAGAGACTCACGGAATGATGAGCCGGCTATCCGATTATGCGCGTTCAATCGTTACAGGCTGGTACGCTGCACGAGAGGAACTGGGACAGCTGGATCCCGCTTTCAAAGACAAGATAGCCGCCTACTACGAGCAGGCGCGGGATAACGATTTATTTCTGACGACGGCGATCATCGATCCGCAAATCGATCGGTCCAGCGGGCTTGAGGATGAACGAATCGCCGAGCGATTTCTGCATGTGGTGCGGGAGAGCTCGGAAGGCATCGTCGTTCGGGGAGCAAAGATGATCGCTACGGGAGCACCGTACAGCCATGACTTTATTATTTTTTCTTTTTTACAGTTTGAATCCACGCAACGGAAGCATGCCCATGTACTGATCGTACCCGCCGACTCCGCCGGGCTGCACATCGTATGCCGGGAATCCTTCGCGGACTCCCGGGAGAGGAATCATCCGCTCAGCGCCCGTTACGATGAGATGGATGCCGTACTGTTCTTCGATGATGTGCTCATTCCTTGGGAAAGAGTGCTGTTGTACGGAGATCCGGAAAAGGTTCTTGCGCTCCGGGCAAATGAGACCGTAAACGGATTAGCTTTTCATCAGAATGCCGTCCGGTTCGTTGCTAAGCTGGAGTTTGTTACGGGCATTACGTTTGCCGTTGCTGATTCGATCGGGGTAACGGGGTTTCTTCACATTCAAGAAAAGCTGGGGGAACTGCTGATCCAAGCCGATGTCATCAAAGCACTGATTGCCTCCGCGGAGGCAAGGGCTTCGCCCGATGGGGCGGGCGTTTATGTGCCGGATTTGAACCTGATCGAAACAGCCAGAAACCTCGGGACGCGTTACTATCCCAGGGCCATCGAAATATTGCAGCAGATAGGGGGCGGTGGATTCGTGCAAACTCCTTCGGATGTCGAGGATTTTTACGGTCCGATCTCAGGGCTGATGCATCGGTATTTCGAAGGTGCGAACGTGAGCGCCGAGAAGAAAGTAGAGCTGTTTAAGCTGGCATGGGAACTGATCGGCAGTCCACTGGGAGCCCGGCACCAGCTGTATGAGCGGTTCTATGCAGGAGATCCCGTACGGGGGTTGGCGAATCATTATCTCCGCTCTAATAAGGAAGCATGGACTGAGCCGATTTGGAGGCTGCTGCAGGACAATAGCAAGGGAGGAGATCGCAAAGTTAAGTGAATTGTGAACCCCGAAGCAGAAATCGATGAATGGAGAGGTGAAGATAATTGACCATGAAATTTGCTTACTGGGTCCCGAATGTCAGCGGAGGGCTGGTCATTTCCAAGATCCCGCAAAAAACGGGGTGGTCCTTCCGGGACAATGAAAGGTATGCCCGAATAGCCGAAAACAACGGGTTTGAGTATGCGCTGCTGCAAACGAGATTTATCGCCAGCTATGGGGCGGAAAATCAGCTCGAAGCGATAGCGCTCGCATCCGCGCTTGCGGCAGTAACTAACAAAATCAAGCTGATTGCCGCTGTACTGCCGGGCTTGTGGCATCCCGGCACGATTGCGAAAGCCGTTTCTACGATCGACCAGATCAGCCAAGGCCGGGCTGCCGTGAATATCGTCAGCGGCTGGTTCAAGGGCGAATTTCACGGTTTTGGCGAACCTTGGCTGGATCATGACGAGCGTTACCGCCGATCGGAGGAATTTATCCGTGTCCTGAAGCAGCTCTGGCATGAAGAGGTTACGAGCTTTCGCGGTGACTTTTACCGGATAAACGAGGCGCCGCATAAGCCGAAACCCCAGGTTATTCCGCCTGTCTTTCAAGGGGGCAATTCCGCAGCCGCCCGGCAGATGGCAGCAAGAGTGTCCGATTGGTATTTCATGAATGGCAATACAATAGAAGGCTTTCGCGGGCAGATCGAGGAGGTATCCAGGCTGGCCCTCGCGAAGGGGCGCATGTTGAATTTCGGAGCAAACGCGTTCGTAATCGTCAGGGATACCGAGGAAGAGGCCCGCCAGGTACTGAGGGACATCATTGCCTATGCCGATCCTGAGGCGGTTGAGGGTTTTCGGAGCCAGGTGCAGTTTGCCGGAAAAGCTTCTCCAGAGCAGGAGGGGATGTGGGCCAATTCGGATTTTGCGGATCTCGTCCAGTATAATGACGGGTTTAAGACGGGGTTGATCGGGACACCCGAGCAAGTGGCCGATCGCATTATTGCATTGAAGCGCATCGGGGTCAACCTCATATTAACCGGTTTCTTGCATTATGACGAAGACCTGCAGGCCTTTGGAGCGAAGGTCATTCCGCTCGTCAGGGAGAA
This window harbors:
- a CDS encoding TetR/AcrR family transcriptional regulator C-terminal domain-containing protein, with protein sequence MDRSSNEEVNLTMGAGRGKDRRVVRTRMVIMESFVAILQIREFTEISIIDIAERANINRSTFYAHFLDKEDLLQQMVDEKLDTLTEVLITSSGQGMYIPSPSDPDPLLLALFEHVFAHAAFYRVLLHRNLPGQLQAKWTDAIRNGFFCRISSLGLGQKLEVPLELLLDFIAFSTGGIIGKWLEDNCAYSPHHMALQVTRIAGFGMYPSMGMHR
- a CDS encoding glycoside hydrolase family 2 TIM barrel-domain containing protein; the encoded protein is MNKKTLFNDGWEFAKSGLKTADHTGLSFEPVDIPHDWLIYNTLDLYENSIGWYRKKFTCAKEGKQLLLCFDGVYMDSSVYVNGQFVGEWKYGYSSFEHEITNAVIEGENEIIVKVVHQSPNSRWYSGAGIYRNVWLKERTANYIASDGVYISTKQLEHGWEVEIDTQLSLEQDVYLSHTIMGQGQIIAEIADHITAGAGPAILNQQKLTVEQPKLWSPEEPHLYQLITRLYPAVAGGEKPQSHATEVFETVSHAIGFRTIRLDPNEGFILNGVKIKLNGVCEHHDLGALGAAFNKTALRRRFIILKEMGANAIRTAHNMPAKELMELADEMGMLVVSEAFDMWERAKTPYDYARFFKDWAHRDVRSWVMRDRNHPSLIMWSIGNEIYDTHADERGQDITRMLMDAVLEFDPKQNGRVTIGSNYMPWENAQQCADIVKVAGYNYAEKYYKQHHKEHPDWIIYGSETASVVQSRGIYHFPFAKSILADDDEQCSALGNSSTSWGAKSAEACILAERDTPFSLGQFIWTGFDYIGEPTPYHTKSSYFGQIDTATFPKDSYYIYQSAWTDYRTKPMVHILPYWDFNPGQLIDVRVCSNAPRIELQFNGETIGRHDIDHEHGTELVGWWQIPYAPEELKAIAYDETGRIIATDVKSSFGDASKICLKADKDQLVANGTDLMFVEISMEDDKGHPVENANNRVHVEVTGAGRLIGLDNGDSTDYDPYKGRSRRLFSGKLMAIIAATLEAGEIHMKVTSQGLASQTAVFESHVDEDGVHAGISARTENEELPCAMGAANEIPLRKIELISEGGQQFDPSRREIVVRAQLNPAAVSYRDVEWSVVNDAGIESNIAKVEANGHEAIITALGDGEFRLRCMSKNGTDKIKLISQLEFTASGLGSAYKDPYKFISAGLYDYSKGEVSNGNERGVATSRDGETQVGFHEIDFGPYGSDTITISVFALSSEPYPLEIWEGMPGEEGSELLANVIYQKESQWNVYQEETYRLSKTLRGVTSICFVLRQKVHIKGFSFEAKNRAFEQNIAAHSDRIYGDTYTITDNSVEGIGNNVSLVFEQMDFGSEGATKLIICGRSPLDKNTIHIRFDSEEGESNQLVEFTHSAEYEERVFDIEKITGTCKVTFIFLPGSLFDFGWFRFVSQTPH
- the cdaS gene encoding sporulation-specific diadenylate cyclase CdaS, giving the protein MADPNCNSSSLKEHLAKRLHEISSLAQHNIELLNNENVCLVQQFENMRNMMTDIVESAASFYLKCYLSPYTSKYEDLTISVRNLSERKHGALIVVERQDPIESLIRSNIPIGGTLSHALIESIFYPGNPLHDGAVLVRSTTVVSAANVLPLSSIRVTDRKLGTRHRAAIGLTEQCDAIVLVVSEETGQASFAINGTLHPINVESG
- the sfnG gene encoding dimethylsulfone monooxygenase SfnG, translating into MTMKFAYWVPNVSGGLVISKIPQKTGWSFRDNERYARIAENNGFEYALLQTRFIASYGAENQLEAIALASALAAVTNKIKLIAAVLPGLWHPGTIAKAVSTIDQISQGRAAVNIVSGWFKGEFHGFGEPWLDHDERYRRSEEFIRVLKQLWHEEVTSFRGDFYRINEAPHKPKPQVIPPVFQGGNSAAARQMAARVSDWYFMNGNTIEGFRGQIEEVSRLALAKGRMLNFGANAFVIVRDTEEEARQVLRDIIAYADPEAVEGFRSQVQFAGKASPEQEGMWANSDFADLVQYNDGFKTGLIGTPEQVADRIIALKRIGVNLILTGFLHYDEDLQAFGAKVIPLVREKEAALLDSAVN
- a CDS encoding 4-hydroxyphenylacetate 3-hydroxylase N-terminal domain-containing protein — its product is MRGDKFIASLDDGRSVWLEGSRIKHIAGHPAFAGTLQTIKSLFDMLDAPDLREQVGYELPGTSCYAHSSFLVPYTLKELKKRSTAFSRWSAETHGMMSRLSDYARSIVTGWYAAREELGQLDPAFKDKIAAYYEQARDNDLFLTTAIIDPQIDRSSGLEDERIAERFLHVVRESSEGIVVRGAKMIATGAPYSHDFIIFSFLQFESTQRKHAHVLIVPADSAGLHIVCRESFADSRERNHPLSARYDEMDAVLFFDDVLIPWERVLLYGDPEKVLALRANETVNGLAFHQNAVRFVAKLEFVTGITFAVADSIGVTGFLHIQEKLGELLIQADVIKALIASAEARASPDGAGVYVPDLNLIETARNLGTRYYPRAIEILQQIGGGGFVQTPSDVEDFYGPISGLMHRYFEGANVSAEKKVELFKLAWELIGSPLGARHQLYERFYAGDPVRGLANHYLRSNKEAWTEPIWRLLQDNSKGGDRKVK